CATAACCTACACCCCttgcttcatttacattaaaatacaagtacatgtaactgtCTATTACTTGCGTTAAAactctttcaaaaataaaggaataaaaaactattttaaaaagtaaaccgACTTGGAAGATACTATGTTTTAATGCAGTCCTATACTTTAGGAGGGCGTTTAGTTACTTTAACCTCGACATGCttgtgtttttttcattttggagaaacaaaacaaagagaTTCCAGTAAGAGGTTATAAAATATCTAGAATAACAGTCAAATATTGGTTTTTGTGACCAATTACTCAAATATGCAATGTTTATTAAAATACTACTAACTAGATTGTTAACTGCATTTTAGTACTTTCAGAACTTtgattatatacagtaccaATGTATTTCCTTGGATCCTTTAATATGAATCCGACacgaaaaaatattcaaatataccGCATGTTCAAAGCTTCATGGcatgcatttaaataattcacATGTAATTACTAGATAAAGCTTATTGACAGTTATGACGACTGACCTTACGTAAAATGAAAGTGCATGTGTATGCACGTTGGTTGGTCAAAATACaatcatgaaaatattttgaaacttttATTAACTTCTAGCCTTTTTCACGTGTTATTTCACAGTCAATGTGTGCAAATGATTTTCCtctatttacatgaaaaaatataacgTTTTAATTGGTAAACAACAGCTGACACACCGATAACCTTACCTGAACACCAAATACAGAATAGTTGGATGTAAGGCAGACTTCCTGACAACGACCGGCTGACGGGAAGTGCATTCGATACGACTTCTTGGTAAAACTGTTTACAGAACTTTCTTCAAAACAACCTATCACAAATTCAAAGTTGATAATATTAGGTACACACATGTATAAAAAGCAGggtcaaattttcaaaaacaaaacaaaagaaaataaacaaattaatgaaaatctTTAGTCTTgcttatcaatttaaaaaaataatacaattcgCTACATCTATGTCTCATCTATTAACATGCTACATTTTGTAATCGGTctttttttgttgtaaaaaagtCTTAAGTTTTTTGAATCACATTTTTGAACGTTGTTTACTTGGTGTAAATCATGTAGGGACTATTGATATACATGCTCCAAACCAACACTTACCAATTATTTTGATCCATTCTGAAAAACGAATATAATGTCCTGTCCAAAAATAACTTTCATTAAATAACGCATGTGCACCcatatttgataatatttttcctTCCGTCCTACATTGCCAATAAGCGTTTGTCCAATTTGTCTGTGCGATACTTGATGCAGTTCCATTACAttctgatattaaaatataaaagaaatatgagagaaagagagagacagggggagagagagagagagagtgagtgaGTCAGAGAGATAACGTTAATTCGCATACGTGTGCGCCGACAatgatacacatttttttttgtgtatataaaacttcttttgatttgtttactttaaaaaagttatagaTCTTCTATTTTTTCGAAGCAACAATAAATTGCTGGAATCATTTCGATTTACCTGTAGCACTATTACTTACCTGTGAAAAGTGTTGTAATAGATAAAATGATGAGAAACATATTACTGGCCCATATATTTAAAgattgtctggaaacaaaaatatcaaataataataattataataataataaaaacaaattgccGAACTTCAAACTTTTCCGTACTTTGattcatcaaaaattgattattAATGTTTTCCAGTTTATATAAACACTGTGTTATAAGAAACAAGGCAATTGTTATTGCTGAGGTGTGTCAATTTTCATATATACAACACAGCCAAAAACTCCAAACGAAATTAGCTCCTGATCAAAACATATAGTATTACAGAATTTACAGGTACGGTCAAATGCATTTGTCTTAAGTTTTTGACTTCCTTGTTTGTTTCATTCCAGCGATTACAATCCGGGGATTCCCGGTTTTTACGTCCATGAGTTCAGACAAGCTTGACACCTTTAACTGATAAAATTGCTCTTGGTTTTAGTCCTTGAAAcgtttttctttcctttttctGTTAATTTACCGACCGCTCAGCGTGCGTTCGCCATGCGATCATCATTTAAGGTTTTGCAATTTCCGTTTCGTTCTGTTTGCACTCACTGTTCACAATGCAGTAGCGTTCGCTCATATTGCGTTTAAAATGCACTCAGAAATCGTTTAGCGTTTTTTCACCTCCATTGTCATTCGGAACCCCAAACGGATTTCacttacttttttaatcttttttttagcATATGTTAAGGATGCATATTTTTACACCCTTAAATCTAAAAAGACATATCAAGATCAGACAACAAGGTCGACATACGAGATTCAAAACAAGAAATTTGGTTCGAATCTTAAAAACAACTTAAAAGGTTCAgttacaaataaacatttttaaagttcattGCAATTATTTCGTCTGTGTTTGAAAGTATTTCTTGACCTtatttgacaaataaaatcaacgTCTTTGGGGTCGAATGAAATCCGGTTTATTTGGCAGAAAGGTATTGTTATGTTTACAACTATGAAAGGACAGAAAACAACTCAAGTGTGAATCACAGGAGACATTCAGTCTACATGTAGGTCTGCTTTATGCTTTGTTGAAACCAAACGGACAATAAATGAtcgtgaaaataaaaaaaccgaACTGACTCTGACTGATCAGTACACTATCGTGTTGTACGTTTCCCTTTTAACGgattaatttattacattttatgtattccagatttttaaaaaaattgttaaccCTTAAAAACATTgctaaaatacatgttttaagatAGTTTGACACACcagttttattgtttaaaggATCTATCAAGTACCATAAATTGATTTAACGATTGAACGACATTTATAAGATCTTAGTAATTTCAGatgatttttagccgggctctgctgaaatcAGAGTCCTGGccgtaggcaggcaaatcgccaatgttactataaatagcacaacttcaaaagtaaacaaaaaatcaaacagcctcaaagtaaaagcttccgctattccaaatagttacacaaggagccacgttttgtcaaaagtgttggcattttgtttctttttttaatttcgaaagAATTGTCtaccttttttagttttctttttaaaaacgtgttataaaaatcataaaaacaaaactatgcattttggacacatataATGcacatgaatttccatgaactactttgatGCACGTTGAAGAAATGGGTATTTAATATATAACACAGTTGCAAAATtgaaggcagcaactgttgaactttatttttgtttatagccgcttacaacaTTTGGTCgttctctgacgctttgccgacattaaaagtatgagagaaagagagagagagagagagagagagagagagagagtgagagagagagagtgagagagagagaatgagagagattttcagtcttttcTACACAAAGTGCATaaaacacaccaaaagagcccggctttcagtacttcagtactttgattttatgaGGCAGTATTTAAGAGacaaaaatcatttatcttataGTACGCTTCAAAGACGctcaatgtaatttttaaaattatttatgaaaatgaaatttattaaatgtcaacttttttatttatatggtTAATATGTACAAAATACACAAATGCactaaacataaaaatttaactttacAAATCAGCGATAGAAAGGGTGGATAATCCATTCCttatctgaaaaaagaaaacattacgTGATAACTAAATtcataacaattaaaaaattaaaacttgctagttaaagtagtccgagtatcgcactacgtcataatacggattttacaatagtggttcgacttttacaaagcgtttttgatacccggtattcattttgctctacatcgctgttgtaaacaatggcaataataagcaattagaacggtaatatatgtactctatgagagatagaaatgattaatgttgacaaactcgattctgttaatgtaaaatgaaaaacgaagtttctgattaaccaggatctcaggtatgcttatatcttctttgttttgaccccccccccccgaatttttctttttcttttactgaaaccggtttaaatttagagacaggagctatttcgaatttaattaatcgtcaattaattaactttaaatgatatctaacattgttgacagatctaggcagaaaactgtagcaaaatgtgatttttacacattttttcgccagggtctacttggtttagagcttatagcgtgaaaagtaatccgtcaacatataatttattttaccaaaccttttttttaagatgttaatctatagaataaacaccatgaatttaagtttgagtccataaaatagtaaaaaaattaccaaactcgatactagcattgcattttttgtattctattttgatacatcaggtccataaagcgtacttacttataaaaatttgcgcaaaattattgatgaaatatggcttaaataaatatttatactctattttgtatgttcagttctaattttcccaaaattggtaattatttttaggaaaaacggacgtctggcaaatttcataactgtcaataattttcgcaagggggtacacccgtctgagaggtgataacaaacaaactagcatgtaatcatacatattttcttttgtatatgtattgctagaatgtatatctatcatttaaagctaagcttttaatgattgagcccatttagtgccgagtataggactacctaaattgatttaaaacttGAATTCTTATCTAATTATATTGATCTGAAATTGTATCTGatgaatacaaatatttttttgatgacACTAATAACAAACAACAATTTATTGTGCGTTTGTTGATTAAGTCTTACAGTAAACATCTTCAATTGTTAAGTTTCGACATGTgttgcaatgtatttttttctatttagaaaaAAGGAAGTTAAGAATGGTttctaaaagttattttaatatatattgttacGTAACCTACGTAAAATGGTATTatggaacaaaaacaaaataaacatcatATAATTAAATTGGGCATGGGATTctaatgaacaaaataaatgtgCCATAGCATTGCGTGcaaaatacatattaaataagTTAATTATAAACATGTTGGTATTTTGTATGCGATAAAAGAATAGTTTTTACTACAGTGTTTTGTTAAATGTCTTCGACATCGGtttttatgcttatttttattcaactgaaaaaaaacccctaaacCTTTTCGAGTGacaacaaaattgtattttcagCCTAAAAATTACTAATGAATACGGAAAAGGTTTAAAACAGATAcattctttgtaaaacttttcTATTAATTCGCGTGTTTTTCATATAAGtgcattacaatttttattaacttagtattttctttattttactcATAAATATCGTTCAGATTGATATATTGTTTGCCCTAAATGGCGATCACGAATGCTAGAATATGGCAGGTGAGTTATTGTGTACTTAATATACCAAAAATCGATTTGAATTCTCCTGTTCAAACTAAATTGATTAGGCCAAGTATTTATAGGCCATAAATATGAACACCAAACTCACCGTATCATTCCAGGGCTGTCACAGTTTATGCTAAATATCTCATAATAACGAGGAAATGCTGTATTAAAGGcgaaataatgtttattttttagcaaaCAGTCTTCCtgttatattgaataattatccAATAATATTTGCTATTTTGAAATTCAGACAAACAAATGCCGATCCTGTCTGAATTTCTAGTCGTACAAAACATGATTGAAAGAATGAAagtgtattttaaaacattcgACTAAACAAATGCTAACCtcaatgtaattttattaaaaaacttcTTACAGATTTGACAGTTGTGCAGGTTGCCTGCGGTACGTAAGTATTATGAAAATGTTACCTTTTCTGATCTTGCAACTACcaccattttatttttaatttacgaattagtaaataataaaatcatgaaaatgttCACAAACGAAATAACCGTAATCagttttaattatgaaatatattcatCTGAAATTCAGACATCTGTAAACgatataaagaaaatgtatagGGCAAGATCTTTAAAAACATAGATTTAAAAGCGACAAATGCTATACAATGTTAAAGAATATAAAGATAATATGCTGTAAAACAGAAAATGTGGCACAGATTATTTATTAGTattcttcaaaataaaacaataaaatgaagcaAAGGTATTTTTGTTAACCAAAAAGTTTAAACCATCTTTTTCTAGGCTTCATGTTCagataaaaatgataataaaaaagttatattatATTTGATGATTCGCAATCTAAAAATTACAAGAGGACCTTACGTATTTAGATAAGCATCATTTAAAGTACTTTTTTACTAATGTATCAGATACAtataactttgtattttcagTATAGCATGTGGGATCTGAATGTGCTGAGCTTGCATCACTTACTGTGTCATACACAGTCTAGGCTGGTAGAGCGcatgtaaacatgtaaacatTGGGGCCTACATACTGATTATCAGAGAGGTTCAACATTCTTGCTGCTTAAAGTTGTCTAATGTACTCGCTTTAATTCGTAAATTATCTTAATCAAACTGCACAAACCTTCAAAACGTGTATAGCAGActtgataattatataaaaaaacaggattcaaagaGAATTccttaatttatataatttcaatataaataaaCGGGTACTTAACGTAGGCCTTAAcagaaatatgtaaaaaaaaaatccagatagCTTTATAACATAATCTCATAGATACGAAAGACCAGTAGACTTGATCGAGATTGAATAtctaaattaacaaaaaaaattaagttatgaATTTGATACCCTGTATTCTAGCGACATCACGCTCTTCAATACAAAGATTATTCGTACATTCTGTTACATGATTACACagataaatgttattttatccCTAGGTAAATGATAACTTGTATAGATTATTTCACACAGAATTATTAGATTGTTTAGAATACTATGTATTCCGCGATTCTAAATGATTTTGCTGGCCCTGTGTGTGTCGTCataaagcgttttaaagaaaTGGGTTATTCTTATAAAAGCTTTGGTATTTCTCTAGACTACACTACAACGTTAAAAGAAATTGTATTGAATTCATTGTCTGCCAAGACAACGTGATATTCCCCTGTGTTGGTGTGGTTGTACGGATTTTCCATTTGACACTCACCACTCCTATTTCTGACACCATAATCTGATTCGCCTTCATTGCTAGGAAAAAATGCATCAAGATTATCATTGTTGTCCTCCACGATCTCTCTTAAGTtttcattaatatattcatAACCATCATCACCATAACATTCTTCATAGGGGCTTCTACTATCTTCAACTTCGGCATGATAGGTACAATCAACTAAagaatatgttttcattttctccaaaacaaaattattattttgtaatgaataattgaaatCACTCTTCTCGGAATATTTGGTTAAATCAGGCTTATTCTGAACATTGTTTGTTTCTCCAGTCATTTTAGTTTGTCGTCTTCtcctattaaaaaaatacagagGACATGTACTTCCATCACACAATCATTCATATACTTTAAACTCAATAAAGACTTAGATTAAAAAATAGATCTATGTGTAGTATTGTcgttgaaaatatttctttatgttATACCGCTTATGGTCATCTTTGAATGattgttttgtgttttaaagTGCATCAATGTTTTACATTAAGGGACCAATGATTCTTTTAATTGGCAAGCATTGAATTATTTCTGGCAGAAATGATGGTACTTACCAAAGGATGACAAGAAGTTGTGCAACTAAGCCAAGAATGACAACAACGGATACTGGTACAACTACCATAGTTACATTTGTGTTTCCTATGTAAtagaatatatttaaatgaaaaaagaaatgacaataacaaattatcaatcatctcaaaaattcataaaggaaatacaaattcaaagcagagcaacacggacctctttaaagatagaggtaggatcgaTGCCTTGGAGGAGTAGGCATCCCCtactgaccggtcacacccgccgtgtgctctttgtcgtaatcgggaaaaaatcagaaaactccgtagacaattaggtgattaattatggtcaaaCAACTAGTaggaaaaacgtcagtcagcatgcgatccagtggaagattgtatttgctcaTGACAAGCttaaggtcgttgtatcgaccaaagaacttacgaaaagatgacttcaaacgagactgttgatggtcctgttttatcaacttgtttgtcagtagcttgccttgccttagaaattgttcatacgaagagcatgccattgtgtatcgaattaactgagagacaaaaacatcataattatgcagtgttgaaggtatattgctacataagtaaggacagttgactatagaaaaactGAAGTTATCacgtttattatttatcatttttggcTATTATTATTGTTAGGTTacaatcaatgtccatttccagtaaaatatccaaatatgaaacagataacGCAAACTCGGTGGTATATTTTATTCCAAGTTCACTGGgttatatcgagtcgacgtaagtatggaaataacaattgataATTGATAGTACGTCGTCGTAGTTAAAacatatacctgaatgttgagttgacgGCCACAGCAAGTGATTCATTgttttcacgtacaagtttttgaataaattctgcttcataagaatacaataataggtctgctaacaatggggcacaattggtacccatgggaattccaacagattgttaGAAGACTTGacttccaaaaactacatagatgttttctgtcagaaactcaagcatctttttaatgtcaactttagaGTTCTTCTGTTTGaatcaaaatagtttttgacaaaacatttttttatatttccagTGACAAGGTCAGCATTTTACGACTCaattttattgaagaaaatactgttgttgatatcaaaaatcctagattttaatttgtcatatgcaatgtttttataAAGAGTTGAAAACTCGTACGTTTTGCTgttattgattttggtaagGTGACATTAAAGTTTCTAATAATTCTTCAGAGTTTTTTAGTATCCACATCTGATTTACACCGCTTCTGGAGTATATTGTCGTACATAACTCTTGAAGTTTCTTATTAATTAATCGAGTCGTATTTTCTGTAGCTTCAAAAAATAGTGGTTCTACTGTGTTGAGTTTAAACAGTTCCTTGCGGAATTATATTTGCGACAGGAGCTGTCTGAGCAGTAGAAGCGGAAACATTTCTATGCAGAGTAGTATTTGTTTTAGTACATTTAGTACCAGTAGAAATGGAAACCGTATCATGCGGATTATTACTTGTGGTAGTACCTGTTGGAGTAGTAGAAGTGGAAATAGTTCCTTGCTGATGAGTACTTTTGGTAGTGCCTGTAGGAGTGGTAGAAATGGCTCCGTGCatctaaaatataatatttataattttcagtGGCTATATTGtaaattgccgtttttaatgatacGCTAAcaactattttttaaattaatattgaaaacGGCAGGCGGCATGAAATTCTTAACAGCACCAAATAGTTACTCTCTGCTGTGTATTGATCCACTATCTGCACTTCAGTAATATGACTTTACTGTTGGTAAATAAAGTATTTGTAtaataattgaaaaagaaactaGTATGGTATGTATAATGCAATTATTCCTCATGGATTAAGGATACGGGTTGGTACCTGATTAGATCTACAGTAATTAAGCCATTTAGAATTGTCCCATTTTGATATAAGATGATGAATGAACCTTTGATTCAATGATTGTAGGCTTTATCAACGGCCCGTGTAGCATTAACAAATATTGTGTCTAATGATGTACATCGTGTAGGACAAAATCGGATTCATCCAAAATAAAAATCTCCTTTCACTCAAAAGATTACCATTCAAGTTCACAAACGAGatcatattaataattttatttggttttgaATCTGAGTTAAAGAATCATCTGCAGTCCCAACAATCTTCATGCAGCTGTGGATATAGCTATTATTCCAAAATATATTGGGTTTTTTCCCTTCCTTAATATAATCAACATGTTCAGACACGTAAATGTAGCGGGGTATTGGGGAGGGGGGGCCTGACCTCTACGcccaactttttctcgcagaaacaaattttttttcccttccTTAATATAATCAACatgtacaggcacgtagcatcggggtaGGGGGGAGGGCTTTTTCTCACAGGaacacattttcttaaatttacatataaaaaattgaagtatcatggagtcccccccccccacttttttgggagtatgtaaaaacttggaatatatataAGGAAATGAAGagtaaaattgaagttatagatattacgccaattttcaaaaatcttgagATTTTCTTGTGATTATAGTTTTTATATGTCAAGTTTTACTTTATATTCAATACTCGCTGTTCCCTGGAAAGTGTGATGGAATCTAAAATCCTATTTCGTGTGTTTCAAGACAGCTAACAGTGTGTTCTGTTAAAGCACGGAATGATTTGGGTAATGTATAGATAATAGGCATATGCATATGCATGGCATATGCATGTAATCGTTGTATTAAACAGTTTTATCATACTCAAATAATTTTAGTATATTTGTAGTctaagtgtgtgtgtgtgtgtgtgtgtgtgtgtgtgtgtgtgtgaaaaagagagagacagaTACTATCAGGGAGAGAGAATTTATTATTGTATTACTTTACTGTATATACATATGTTTTAACTACGATTATGTTGTAGTGCATTTTGCCACAGTGAGGATACTTACAATCTCGCGAAAATCCTGGCATGGCAAAAATTAAGTACTTTTGTCACCCGAAGTATATATTAAAAACAGAGTccttaaaattaaaagtgaGAGATGACGAATGCCTATTCAAATGGCGTACCAGCAAACAAACATTGTAGTTAAATTCATCGCAATCAGCAAATGTACAGTCAAgtttattgcatttcaaacacttCTTTGGATAAGATATTGATGGTTTCCTTTTAATCTTGTCATTGTCATCTTTCgctataaagaaataaaatttatatgaatatattacTAGTATTAACATAATGATAAATGTATCTTTGATTTTGCAAATTACAAATAAAGTTctctttaaatatatatcttaaaatgttttcctttcgGATCGTTTTTCAATGTCAATTGTAATACATTATCAAAATGTACGTTTTTCAATGTCAATTATCAAAATGTAAGTTTTacgaaaaaatgataaaataaatatatacaatagcTAACGGAAGCAAAAGTTTATTAAACCGTGTTCGTCGTTTTACAAAAATACCAAATGACAGTAAACCAATTATTACTCCCGCCCCATAAAAACCTAGATTGTTTTGTTTCGTTTCATTTCGTTAAAATGATAAcgaaagttatatatttttttaaaatgaaaaacaaataatttcattcACCGAGAGCAATTTTGATATGAGTGCTTATGTTTTATGTTGGTTTTGTTTTATGCAAATATTGGTTTGAGTTACAGTGTACATAACTGTGTTCATTAAACAAATTGacaatataataataaacatttatatatatttttcatctatctatttgatttatttgcactcacttgcagttTATGACGTAAGAAGTTAAACTTACCTTCATAAGTACTAACGTATAGTTCTTTAGCAATGCCTAGCCACGAAGGACCTTGAGGTTGCCCCTGTATCAGATCGCATGATCGCCTAGGATCTGTAAGATCTACGTCTCCAAAAAGGTATGAATTATGCTTTAATTTACATTCTGCTGACGTTGATTGCCAATTATTGTATTCTGTGTAAACTGCAAAAGTTTGAAATAAACCTTAGTATATTAATGCAATCAATCGGTAAATAGATTAAAGTTATATTCTTAttaatattgtacatgtaatgtgacatttaaaaaacaatgcttatttttgtgaaattgatTGAAAACCTGTGCGTGGTTTTATGAGGAGTGTTAAATTCTTTGAAAtcttttgaaattgaattctttgaaatgtttcttttttttttttaaattgtcattcATTCGTTTGCCCTCTCTAAATCAATCAGTCATAGAtgttaaatatattgatttggtctacaatgttataaatatacatacgTTAAGTTATAATTTatgttcaaaataatttacGATCTTTCATCTCATTTATTTAGTGATATCCTGTACAAGCTAAACTTACGAGTTTGATTGCATATTTGCGCGATTACTTCGTTGCACTCCTGCTCTATAAACCTTTGGTCACCTTGACATTGAATAGATACACAAGCTTCCGTTGTTAAAAGAGAATTCACCATTTCAGACCCTAAAATATGCGACACGTAAAACCCAAATTGTATgtgttaaaataatattataatatgcatacaaattcaaatcatattttcaaatttgtataGGTTGCTATTTGATCCTTACTATCTTGCTTGTTTGTTCagttatttgattaaatatgcTTATTATGCCCAACACTGATTGTGttattactttgaaaaattgcaaaaaagagAGATGTAACTGATATAGAGAGATGTAGACGCAACATTATTTTTAGAGTctatacaatacatgtaactgtagaATCAAATGTAtcactgtataaaaaaaaattgttttggaaTTTTTTCAACGTCAacaatgcaataaaaaatttacTTGATTGAGAACCATGAAGTTAACTTTGATTGTAATTATAGATTTCAAATAATTTGCTTGTTCCTCTTAATATATGCTCATTTTGCACGAATATCAACCATGTAAATGTAACGAAcatttgacacttttttttcattgaaagatTGTCATACTAAGAATAACCCATCCAGGCATCCgtatgatatataaaatatggccacttatgtttattgtttttgttgctATTAATTAGAATCATGCAATAGTGTTGTGTACCAACCAATGTTATACATATCAATGAACTCTATACATTTATTAGAGACGTGTTTTCAGTTTAcagaaaaaatcatcaaaaagcgttAGTATGCATATTGACATTACATGTTTCGGAAGTTAAAGACCAAAATACACTTATGTTTAGGCGTATGCCTGGGAAAATTTGAACAACagttatatttatacatttaacgATAAAGCTTATCTTCATTTTG
This genomic window from Crassostrea angulata isolate pt1a10 chromosome 8, ASM2561291v2, whole genome shotgun sequence contains:
- the LOC128158365 gene encoding uncharacterized protein LOC128158365, encoding MDLSKSSDTLLHILSITSLIIGCSGTVSNISKTNWRDAQGLCRTKGSISSLFPHALHNEMYFWTAFYTRLSAWIKIIGCYEESAVNTVTRKSYEMYFPSAGLCQEVCFASSYSVFGVQLKKCVCLEQIPEQGSRGANGCSLSCSGKYPSETSNTFQNECGGHQTYNLFKSGSEMVNSLLTTEACVSIQCQGDQRFIEQECNEVIAQICNQTLYTEYNNWQSTSAECKLKHNSYLFGDVDLTDPRRSCDLIQGQPQGPSWLGIAKELYVSTYEAKDDNDKIKRKPSISYPKKCLKCNKLDCTFADCDEFNYNVCLLMHGAISTTPTGTTKSTHQQGTISTSTTPTGNTNVTMVVVPVSVVVILGLVAQLLVILWRRRQTKMTGETNNVQNKPDLTKYSEKSDFNYSLQNNNFVLEKMKTYSLVDCTYHAEVEDSRSPYEECYGDDGYEYINENLREIVEDNNDNLDAFFPSNEGESDYGVRNRSGECQMENPYNHTNTGEYHVVLADNEFNTISFNVVV